In Pseudomonadota bacterium, a single genomic region encodes these proteins:
- a CDS encoding response regulator transcription factor → MGSVPLFVYVYGPQQLQNELMVELLASKTSLVCRVGDSEHHLPPANDHQEPLIVLWDCSGLSHEELLSRMESYTSQDNPHCRLVFFNVAVGLDVQRDALTCGIWGVFHEHCPLEQLVQGVEAIADGQMWISRWAMSSCLQEFRQTSSSSPGTSLRNLLSSREQEVLQLIADGESNENIAERLFISGHTVKSHLYRIYKKIEVPNRLQAALWAVKNL, encoded by the coding sequence ATGGGGAGTGTCCCTCTTTTTGTTTATGTTTATGGGCCTCAGCAGCTGCAGAATGAGCTGATGGTGGAGCTGCTGGCAAGTAAAACTTCCCTTGTTTGTCGGGTGGGTGACAGCGAGCATCACCTGCCGCCCGCAAACGATCATCAGGAGCCGCTGATTGTTCTGTGGGATTGTTCCGGTCTTTCCCATGAGGAACTTCTCAGCCGGATGGAAAGCTACACTTCTCAGGACAATCCTCATTGCCGCCTGGTTTTTTTTAATGTCGCGGTTGGTCTGGATGTTCAGCGGGACGCGCTGACTTGCGGTATCTGGGGGGTATTCCATGAACACTGTCCCCTGGAACAACTGGTCCAGGGAGTGGAGGCGATTGCCGATGGGCAGATGTGGATTTCCCGCTGGGCCATGAGCTCCTGTCTGCAGGAATTTCGGCAAACAAGCAGTAGTAGCCCCGGTACGTCCTTGAGAAATCTGCTGAGCAGCAGGGAACAGGAGGTTCTGCAACTGATTGCTGACGGTGAAAGCAACGAAAATATTGCCGAGCGCCTCTTTATCAGCGGTCATACGGTCAAAAGCCATCTCTACCGGATATATAAGAAGATCGAAGTTCCCAACCGGCTGCAGGCGGCACTCTGGGCGGTAAAAAATTTATAA